The genomic region GAAGCCACGCACGGACCGCGCCGATCCTTTACAGACATCGGCCTGCCGCTGGTAAAGCCAAACTGGGCGCCAAAATTCCTCGGCAATCTTGCTGGCAGCAATCCCGACCACACCGGGATGCCAATCACCCCCAAGAAATAGCACGGGTGCGTCGCCATAGCGTGCGGCCTCGCGCCGCGCCTGCTCTACGATCGAACGCTGAATCTTTTTGCGCTGCTCGTTGCAGGTATCCATGTGCTCGATGAGCGGCTTCGGATCGGCACCGATGAAGGCTTTGATAACCGAATCCGCATGCTCGAGACGGCCAACGGCATTGATGCGCGGACCAAGTCGGAAACCGACATCCTTTTCGTCCACGTCCTTGAGCGTCTGACAGGCACTCATCAGCTCTCTGATCACCGGACGACGACTCTGACTCAGAGCAGCCACGCCCAATTTGGCAAGCCGATGATTCACACCATTGAGGGGAACCACATCGCAAATCGTCGCCATACCGGTCAGGGCCAAAAGGTCGGTCCATATTGAGGCCGGAGCCCCTACCCTTTCGCCCAATTTGCGCAGTAGCACAAAGGTGATGCCACAACCGCACAGCTCCTTATACATGGAGTCCGGATGCATCTTAGGATTTAATATGATGCAGTCAGGCATCTTCTCGGGCTGGATCACGTGGTGATCCGTGCAAATAAACTCGACGCCACGCTCACGGCAGTAGGCAGCCTCAAGGTTGGCCGTTATTCCCGTGTCCATCGTGATAATGAGCTCAGCTCGTTCGTCATCGATCAGGTGTTGGATGGCCTTGAGATTGAGACCGTATCCCTCTTTGAATCGACAGGGAATATAGTGGACGAAGTTATTGTAGCCTATCGCCTCAAGAAACCAGATCCAGGAGACACAGCTCATCGTACCATCGACGTCATAGTCAGCGTAGAGTCCGATGCGCTTTCCGTCGCTGATGGCCTTAACCATCGTCTCAACGACTGCGGTAAGACCAAAGTCACCGTAAGTTAATTGAGATAGCTGCGTAAACTGCCGATTGGCCAGGAGGATGCCGGCTACATCTTTAAGACTTGTGGGCCTCTCGCTACTTAACGACCGCCACCGCCTAAACTTCCGTCCCACGCCGCGCCCCCAACCTCAAGTAAGATGAATCCCTGCTAAGGTGCAACGCGCCTCGTCATAGGTCAACTTCTTGTAGTGCCGCGACAGCGGATTTCTGGGCAGGGGTCAGATGAGAAGGCACCTCGAAATCGACGATGACGTGAAAGTCACCCCGTGTCTCCTTGCCGGTATGCGGGAATCCAAGCCCCCGCAGCCGCACTTTGGTGCCAGGCTTGACGCCCGCGGGGATCTTCACTCTCTTGACCCCGTCCAACGTCTCGACCTCACGGGACGTGCCGAGGAGAGCCTCAGAAATCTTGAGCGGTACGTGGACAACTATGTCATCACCATCGCGCGTCAGATGCGGATGTGGGGCCACCTGCAGGATTACAAAAAGGTCGCCAGAGGGCCCTCCGTAAGGGGACGGCGCCCCCATGCCCGCAACCCGAAGACGTCCACCGTCCTTGGCCCCCTTAGGAATCCGGACCTTGAGCGCCCGCTCCGTGCCATCGCCTAAGCGAAAATTCACGGCCCTCTCGCCTCCACTGAAGGCCTCGGCAAAACCGATCTGCAGAGGAAACTCGACGTCTTGGCCCTTCATCTGCGCCGCCGCGCCACGGCGACCACCCCGCGCTCCGGCAGCACCAGCAAATGGCCCGCCGCCGAAGCCACCGCCCCCGCCGCCAGCCGCTCCACCAAAGATACGACTGAAGATGCCGTCTAGGCCGCCCATGTCAAAGTCCTGAAATACCGAGCCGAAGTCGGTGTTGCGAAAGATGTCTTCCTGCGAATACTGCTGATGGAAGCGCGAATCACCGAAGGCATCGTACTGCCGGCGCTTTTCGTCGTCGCTCAGAACGGCGTACGCCTCGCTGATCTCCTTAAATTTGTCCTCAGCCGCCTTGTCACCCTTGTTGCGGTCGGGGTGATATTGTAGCGCTAGCTTGCGGTAGGACTTTTTGATCTCGTCGTTGCTGGCCCCTTTGGCGAGGCCTAAAGTTTTATAGTAATCAGACACGGTTACATCTCGCGTCAAAGAGTTTTCAAGGGACGGCCTGATCGGACCGTAGATCACTTAATAACCTAAGGTGCACTTGCCCTCTGTCAACCTCTGGCGCAGCCAATCTAGCTTGTCGAACTGCCTCAGGGTACTGACTTCCGGCGCAACCCGCCTCGCCTCGTCAATAGCAAACCAGCTAAGATCCTTAGACTCTTCTGATATCACCAGGGGCTGGCTGCGATCCGCAATAATGACGAAGCGCACGTCGTAGTGAACGTGCCGCGGCTCACCTGGTCGCTCAGGGATGTCGTGGCAATCGAGATCGAGGGGCAGAGGCCTTTCCGTCGTCAGCTCCGGAGGCAAGATTCCGGATTCGTACCGCAGGAACCGGAGACCGGTCAGCCCCGACTCCTCCTCGGCCTCACGCATCGCGACTTCGTGCAGCAGGTTGTGACCGTCAGCATGGCCACCAAGCTGCAGCCATTTCCCTAGCTTACCGTGCAAGGTTAGGAGGACATGGCTCAGATCTGGCGACACCACCAAAGCCGAGCCGGTGAGATGCCCCTCGAGAGTGTCTCTCTCAAAGGCCCCG from Deltaproteobacteria bacterium harbors:
- a CDS encoding J domain-containing protein; translated protein: MTRDVTVSDYYKTLGLAKGASNDEIKKSYRKLALQYHPDRNKGDKAAEDKFKEISEAYAVLSDDEKRRQYDAFGDSRFHQQYSQEDIFRNTDFGSVFQDFDMGGLDGIFSRIFGGAAGGGGGGFGGGPFAGAAGARGGRRGAAAQMKGQDVEFPLQIGFAEAFSGGERAVNFRLGDGTERALKVRIPKGAKDGGRLRVAGMGAPSPYGGPSGDLFVILQVAPHPHLTRDGDDIVVHVPLKISEALLGTSREVETLDGVKRVKIPAGVKPGTKVRLRGLGFPHTGKETRGDFHVIVDFEVPSHLTPAQKSAVAALQEVDL